One Romboutsia sp. 13368 genomic window carries:
- the brnQ gene encoding branched-chain amino acid transport system II carrier protein produces the protein MGKTNKDIIVVGFALFAMFFGAGNLIFPPFLGVVSGSSWITGFAGFILADVGLALLAILAAARCNGEVSKVLSRSGKNLAIILGSAIMICLGPLLAIPRTAATTFEMGIAPLFNGFSPVLFSIIFFTITFILTIKPSKVVDIIGQFLTPALLIALGVLIVKGILSPLGEMSSTSLTENLFAEGVKQGYQTMDALGAVALSAVIISSLVNKGYKDEKQKVKLTLKAGVVAAIGLILVYGGLTYLGATVSTMYGKDVVQTRLIVEITASLLGDTGKIILAIIVMLACLTTAIGLTSATAQFFEKITNGKLKYELIVTVVCIFSAIISNFGVSTIIKFSGPILDIIYPATVVLVVMTLFSNRIKNDNAFKGATYIALLVSVLTVANNMGLVNISFINKLPFSSIGFNWIVPVLIGGIIGNLIKFDSIHKKGLQFKNNKIG, from the coding sequence ATGGGTAAGACAAATAAAGATATAATAGTAGTAGGATTTGCACTGTTTGCAATGTTTTTTGGAGCGGGAAATTTAATATTTCCACCTTTTTTAGGAGTAGTATCTGGTTCTAGCTGGATAACAGGATTTGCTGGATTTATACTAGCAGATGTAGGGTTAGCATTACTAGCTATACTAGCAGCAGCTAGATGTAATGGTGAAGTTAGTAAAGTATTATCTAGAAGTGGTAAGAACTTAGCTATAATATTAGGTTCTGCTATAATGATATGCTTAGGGCCTTTATTAGCAATACCAAGAACTGCGGCTACAACTTTTGAAATGGGTATTGCACCTTTATTTAATGGATTTAGTCCAGTATTATTTTCAATAATATTCTTTACTATAACTTTTATATTAACTATAAAGCCATCTAAGGTTGTAGATATAATAGGTCAATTTTTAACACCTGCATTATTAATTGCATTAGGAGTATTAATTGTTAAAGGAATATTATCTCCATTAGGTGAAATGAGTTCAACTTCATTAACTGAAAATTTATTTGCAGAAGGTGTAAAACAAGGCTATCAAACTATGGATGCATTAGGAGCAGTAGCTTTATCAGCAGTTATAATATCATCTCTTGTAAATAAAGGATATAAAGATGAAAAGCAAAAAGTTAAGCTTACATTAAAAGCTGGAGTAGTTGCGGCTATTGGATTAATCTTAGTTTATGGTGGATTAACTTATCTTGGTGCAACAGTTTCTACAATGTACGGTAAAGATGTGGTTCAAACAAGGTTGATAGTAGAAATTACAGCATCGCTTCTTGGTGATACAGGAAAAATAATATTAGCAATAATAGTTATGTTAGCTTGTTTAACAACAGCTATAGGATTAACTTCTGCAACAGCACAATTTTTTGAAAAAATTACAAATGGAAAGTTAAAATATGAATTAATAGTTACTGTAGTTTGCATATTTAGTGCTATAATATCAAATTTTGGAGTAAGTACTATAATAAAGTTTTCAGGACCAATATTAGATATAATTTATCCTGCAACAGTTGTACTTGTTGTTATGACTTTATTTAGTAATAGGATAAAAAATGATAATGCATTTAAAGGTGCAACTTATATAGCATTATTAGTAAGTGTTTTAACAGTTGCAAATAACATGGGGTTAGTAAATATTTCATTTATAAATAAACTACCATTTTCATCTATAGGRTTTAACTGGATAGTACCGGTTTTAATAGGAGGAATTATTGGTAATTTAATTAAATTTGATAGTATACATAAAAAAGGATTACAATTTAAAAATAATAAAATTGGATAA
- the ylqF gene encoding ribosome biogenesis GTPase YlqF encodes MARGDRMGENYDDYLRDDNLHINWYPGHMKKTRDLVRNNLKLVDVVVELLDSRIPFSSRNPDIDNLAGNKPRVVILNKCDLSDRAKLDKWIKYYKDRGIKAIPVDTLKGVGLNKLIDECKNAVKDKMDALKEKGRKERPIRIMIVGIPNVGKSSIINKLTGRKSTVTGDRPGVTKGKQWVRLKGNLELLDTPGILWPKFEDQEVALNLAFCRAIKDEILDVETLALRLIGKLMEIEPEKLKARYKLEELGDRDIETMDMIGRKRGFIMGNKELDYTRIATTVLNEFRDGKIGKITLEVPEDYK; translated from the coding sequence ATGGCAAGAGGAGACAGAATGGGAGAAAACTATGATGATTATCTAAGAGATGATAATTTACATATAAACTGGTATCCAGGTCATATGAAGAAGACTAGAGATTTAGTTAGAAATAACTTAAAGCTAGTTGACGTTGTTGTAGAACTTCTAGATTCTAGAATACCATTTAGTAGTAGGAATCCGGATATAGATAATTTAGCTGGTAATAAACCAAGAGTTGTTATATTAAATAAATGTGATTTATCAGATAGAGCTAAATTAGATAAATGGATAAAATACTATAAAGACCGTGGAATAAAAGCTATACCAGTTGATACATTAAAAGGTGTAGGATTAAATAAATTAATAGATGAATGTAAAAATGCAGTCAAAGATAAAATGGATGCATTAAAAGAAAAAGGTAGAAAAGAAAGACCTATAAGAATAATGATAGTTGGGATACCTAATGTAGGAAAATCATCTATAATAAATAAATTAACAGGTAGAAAAAGTACTGTTACAGGAGATAGACCAGGTGTAACTAAAGGTAAGCAATGGGTAAGATTAAAAGGAAACTTAGAACTGCTTGATACACCAGGTATACTTTGGCCTAAATTTGAAGACCAAGAAGTTGCACTTAACTTAGCATTCTGTAGGGCTATAAAAGATGAAATATTAGATGTTGAAACTTTAGCTCTTAGACTTATAGGTAAGCTTATGGAAATTGAACCTGAGAAACTGAAGGCAAGATATAAGCTAGAAGAACTAGGTGATAGAGACATAGAAACTATGGATATGATAGGACGCAAAAGAGGCTTTATAATGGGTAATAAAGAACTTGATTATACTCGTATAGCTACAACAGTTTTAAATGAATTTAGAGATGGAAAAATAGGGAAAATAACTTTAGAAGTTCCTGAAGATTATAAATAA
- the rplS gene encoding 50S ribosomal protein L19 — translation MNELVRALGQEQLKNEVPNFGPGDTVKVHVKIVEGKRERIQVFEGVVLKRQGGGIQETFTVRKISFNVGVERTFPVHSPRIEKIEVTRKGKVRRAKLNYLRGRVGKAAKIKEAR, via the coding sequence ATGAACGAATTAGTAAGAGCATTAGGACAAGAACAATTAAAGAACGAAGTTCCTAACTTTGGACCTGGGGACACAGTAAAGGTACACGTTAAAATAGTTGAAGGTAAGAGAGAAAGAATACAAGTATTCGAAGGTGTTGTTCTTAAGAGACAAGGTGGAGGAATACAAGAAACTTTCACAGTTAGAAAAATATCTTTCAACGTTGGTGTAGAAAGAACTTTCCCAGTACATTCTCCAAGAATAGAAAAGATAGAAGTAACTAGAAAAGGTAAAGTAAGAAGAGCTAAACTAAACTACTTAAGAGGTAGAGTAGGTAAAGCTGCTAAGATAAAAGAAGCTAGATAA
- the trmD gene encoding tRNA (guanosine(37)-N1)-methyltransferase TrmD: protein MRFHIMTLFPEIFNSYMNESIMKKAVEKNLIEVNIYNIRDFSTNKHKKVDDYPFGGGAGMVMTPQPIYDTYKHIVEKHNIKEPRVVYLTPKGRVHNQGIAQDFSKLDDVIFLCGHYEGIDQRIIDLIVTDEISIGDYVLTGGELPALILIDSISRLIPGVLGQNESFEEESFKDNLLEYPHYTRPREFMNLEVPNVLLSGNHKNIDKWRHEESIKITKERRPDLYKKACK from the coding sequence ATGAGATTTCATATAATGACACTTTTTCCAGAGATATTTAATTCATATATGAATGAAAGTATAATGAAAAAAGCTGTAGAGAAAAACCTAATAGAAGTAAATATATATAATATAAGAGATTTTTCTACTAATAAACATAAAAAAGTAGATGATTATCCATTTGGTGGTGGAGCAGGTATGGTAATGACTCCACAGCCTATATATGACACATATAAACATATAGTAGAAAAACATAATATAAAAGAGCCTAGAGTTGTATACTTAACTCCTAAAGGTAGGGTTCATAATCAAGGAATTGCACAAGATTTTTCAAAATTAGATGACGTAATATTCTTATGTGGGCATTATGAAGGTATAGACCAGAGAATAATAGATTTAATAGTAACAGATGAAATATCTATAGGAGATTATGTATTAACAGGTGGAGAGCTTCCTGCACTTATACTTATAGACTCTATATCAAGGCTTATACCTGGAGTTTTAGGTCAAAATGAGTCATTTGAGGAAGAATCTTTTAAAGATAATTTATTAGAATATCCACACTATACTAGACCTAGAGAGTTTATGAATCTAGAAGTTCCAAATGTTTTACTATCTGGAAATCATAAAAATATTGATAAATGGAGACATGAAGAATCGATAAAAATTACCAAAGAAAGAAGACCAGATTTGTATAAAAAAGCTTGTAAATAA
- the rimM gene encoding ribosome maturation factor RimM (Essential for efficient processing of 16S rRNA), translated as MEKLTHFKIGQIVNTQGLKGEVRVYPFTDDIYRFDDLEEFYLGKDLETKWKVERVRYKGNMVIMKIKDVDRVEDAEKLRNKFMFVSREDSRELEEGEFFIADMIGIDVYTLDNNHIGTLKDVLQYAANDVYVIKSNEGKEYLIPAITKFVPTIDINERKMIIDPIKGMLD; from the coding sequence ATGGAAAAGCTAACACATTTTAAAATAGGACAAATAGTAAATACTCAAGGATTAAAAGGTGAAGTTAGAGTTTATCCTTTTACTGATGATATATATAGATTTGATGACTTAGAAGAATTCTACTTAGGTAAAGATTTAGAAACTAAGTGGAAAGTTGAAAGAGTTAGATATAAAGGCAACATGGTAATAATGAAAATAAAAGATGTTGATAGAGTTGAAGATGCTGAAAAGTTAAGAAATAAATTTATGTTTGTATCAAGAGAAGATAGTAGAGAATTAGAAGAAGGTGAATTCTTTATAGCTGATATGATAGGTATAGATGTATACACATTAGATAATAATCATATAGGAACATTAAAAGATGTATTACAATATGCAGCTAATGATGTATATGTTATAAAAAGTAATGAAGGAAAAGAATATTTAATACCTGCTATAACTAAGTTTGTACCTACTATAGATATAAATGAAAGAAAAATGATAATAGACCCTATTAAGGGAATGTTAGATTAG
- a CDS encoding KH domain-containing protein yields the protein MKELVLDIAKALVDNPDAVVVEESRKNDEIILKLTVSQDDMGKVIGKQGRIAKAIRTVVRSAANREKVKVSLEIV from the coding sequence ATGAAAGAGCTAGTGTTAGATATAGCTAAAGCTCTAGTTGATAATCCTGATGCAGTTGTAGTTGAGGAAAGTAGAAAAAATGATGAAATCATTTTAAAACTTACTGTTTCTCAAGACGACATGGGAAAGGTTATCGGAAAGCAGGGCAGAATAGCTAAAGCTATAAGAACTGTCGTAAGATCTGCTGCAAATAGAGAAAAAGTAAAAGTTTCTCTTGAGATAGTATAA
- the rpsP gene encoding 30S ribosomal protein S16, whose translation MAVKIRLKRMGSNKKPFYRIVVADSRSPRDGKFIEEIGYYNPVSQPKQVKINDEKAVKWLSNGAQPTDTVKTLLVNNGVMEKFEASKK comes from the coding sequence ATGGCAGTTAAAATAAGATTAAAAAGAATGGGATCAAACAAGAAGCCTTTCTACAGAATAGTAGTTGCTGATTCAAGATCTCCAAGAGATGGAAAATTCATAGAAGAAATAGGATACTACAACCCAGTTTCTCAACCAAAGCAAGTTAAAATAAACGATGAAAAAGCTGTTAAATGGTTATCAAATGGTGCTCAACCAACTGATACTGTAAAAACTTTATTAGTTAACAACGGTGTAATGGAAAAATTCGAAGCTTCTAAGAAATAA
- the ffh gene encoding signal recognition particle protein, with the protein MIFEGLSDKLQGALGKLKSKGKLTEKDVKDAMREVKLALLEADVNFKVVKDFVKKVQERCVGQDVMSSLTPGQHVIKIVNEELTSLMGDVSSKITISPKPPTIIMMVGLQGAGKTTTSGKLGGYFKKQGKRPLLVACDIYRPAAIKQLQVVGEKLDIPVFNMGDKESPINIAKAGLSHAIKNNNDLVIIDTAGRLHIDETLMDELKSIKSEVKPHEILLVVDSMTGQDAVNVAESFNDALGVDGVILTKLDGDTRGGAALSIRAVTQKPIKFIGMGEKLDDLEPFHPDRMASRILGMGDILSLIEKAQESIDLDKAKELEQKIKKQDLDFEDFLEQMEQIQNMGPLDKILGMIPGMGNIKDQLGDVDLNGKEMKRTKAIVQSMTLEERRDPSILNASRKKRIARGSGTSVQDVNRLIKQFNEMKKMMKLFTGSQKSMKKRGGFPGLPFFK; encoded by the coding sequence ATGATATTTGAAGGATTATCTGATAAACTACAAGGAGCACTTGGTAAGTTAAAATCTAAAGGTAAGCTTACTGAAAAGGATGTCAAAGATGCTATGAGAGAAGTTAAACTTGCTCTTTTAGAAGCAGACGTTAACTTCAAAGTAGTTAAAGATTTTGTAAAGAAAGTTCAAGAGAGATGTGTTGGACAAGATGTTATGAGTAGCTTAACTCCTGGACAACATGTAATAAAAATAGTTAATGAAGAATTGACAAGTTTAATGGGTGATGTATCTAGTAAAATTACTATATCTCCTAAGCCACCAACAATAATAATGATGGTTGGTCTTCAAGGGGCTGGTAAAACTACGACATCAGGAAAACTTGGAGGTTACTTTAAGAAACAAGGCAAAAGACCACTTCTTGTTGCCTGTGATATATATAGACCAGCAGCGATAAAACAATTACAAGTTGTTGGAGAAAAATTAGATATACCAGTATTTAATATGGGTGATAAAGAAAGCCCAATAAATATAGCTAAAGCAGGACTAAGTCATGCTATAAAAAATAATAATGATTTAGTTATAATAGATACAGCTGGTAGACTTCATATAGATGAGACTCTAATGGATGAATTAAAGTCTATAAAATCTGAAGTTAAACCACATGAAATTCTTCTAGTAGTTGACTCTATGACAGGACAAGATGCTGTAAATGTTGCAGAAAGTTTCAATGATGCACTTGGAGTAGATGGAGTTATACTTACAAAACTAGATGGAGATACTAGAGGTGGAGCTGCACTTTCTATAAGAGCTGTAACTCAAAAGCCTATAAAGTTTATAGGTATGGGTGAAAAGCTAGATGATTTAGAACCATTCCATCCAGATAGAATGGCATCTAGAATACTAGGTATGGGAGATATCTTAAGTTTAATAGAAAAAGCTCAAGAATCTATAGATTTAGATAAAGCTAAGGAATTAGAACAAAAAATTAAGAAACAAGATCTTGATTTTGAAGATTTCTTAGAGCAAATGGAACAAATTCAAAATATGGGTCCTCTAGATAAAATCTTAGGAATGATACCAGGTATGGGGAATATAAAAGACCAACTTGGAGATGTAGATTTAAATGGCAAAGAAATGAAAAGAACAAAAGCTATTGTTCAATCTATGACATTAGAGGAAAGAAGAGACCCAAGTATATTAAATGCTTCTAGAAAGAAAAGAATAGCTAGAGGTAGTGGTACAAGTGTACAAGATGTAAACAGACTTATAAAACAATTCAATGAAATGAAGAAAATGATGAAGTTGTTTACAGGATCTCAAAAAAGTATGAAGAAAAGGGGCGGTTTTCCCGGACTTCCTTTCTTTAAATAA
- the ylxM gene encoding YlxM family DNA-binding protein gives MNIEKMVEIGLLFEQYKELLTDKQREIVCLYYEEDYSLGEISENLNVSRQGVYDTLKRSEKILKDYEKKLHLVEKIQEQEKITKTIIDKIVDIKQDLLQNRDCANLIPKIENIEDICREMLK, from the coding sequence ATGAATATAGAAAAAATGGTTGAGATTGGATTGTTATTTGAACAATACAAAGAACTATTAACTGATAAACAAAGAGAAATAGTTTGCTTATATTATGAAGAGGATTATTCTCTAGGTGAAATTAGCGAAAATTTAAATGTATCTAGACAAGGTGTATATGATACATTAAAGCGTTCTGAAAAAATACTAAAGGATTATGAAAAAAAATTACATTTAGTAGAAAAGATTCAAGAACAAGAAAAAATCACTAAAACTATAATAGATAAAATTGTTGACATTAAGCAAGATTTATTGCAAAATAGAGATTGTGCTAATTTAATCCCTAAGATAGAAAATATAGAAGATATATGTAGGGAGATGTTGAAATGA
- the ftsY gene encoding signal recognition particle-docking protein FtsY, translating into MLKKLFKFGKKNQEEVQSNEVVNEQEVINEANNKDTSKENEKVETNENQQLQENTSEEIDEENSNDENENVHNEVVEETTIEELHVDEVYEDKDTKETAMSLENMNKQEDKVEEDIKEEIENQDVEKLDDIISSNEVDELNVDEEENSSVENTVEENNEIEEPKKKVNLFERLKQGLTKAKQGITDRIDDVLKSYTKVDEELLEELEEILITADVGVNTTMDIIDRLREKIKDNKITEPQGVKEELKNIIEEILTNENSNLNVEKSPTIILMVGVNGVGKTTTIGKLANRYKQEGKKVLLAAGDTFRAAAIEQLEVWAGRSNVDIIKHQEGADPGAVVFDAIKAAKARKVDLLICDTAGRLHNKANLMNELGKVFKIVDREFPEANKEVLLVVDATTGQNAVVQAKTFKEVADITGIVLTKLDGTAKGGVVLAVKSEVDVPVKLIGVGEKVEDLQDFDAKAFSDALFGSN; encoded by the coding sequence GTGTTAAAAAAGTTATTCAAATTTGGTAAAAAAAATCAAGAAGAAGTGCAATCTAATGAAGTTGTGAATGAACAAGAAGTAATAAATGAAGCAAATAATAAAGATACATCAAAAGAAAATGAAAAAGTAGAAACAAATGAAAATCAGCAACTACAAGAAAATACATCTGAAGAAATAGATGAAGAGAATTCTAACGATGAAAATGAAAATGTACATAATGAAGTAGTAGAAGAAACTACTATAGAAGAGTTACATGTAGATGAAGTATACGAAGATAAAGATACAAAAGAAACTGCTATGTCTTTAGAAAATATGAACAAGCAAGAAGATAAAGTTGAAGAGGATATTAAAGAAGAAATAGAAAATCAAGATGTAGAAAAATTAGATGATATAATATCTTCTAATGAAGTTGATGAACTAAATGTAGATGAAGAGGAAAATTCATCCGTTGAAAATACAGTAGAAGAAAATAATGAAATAGAAGAACCTAAGAAAAAAGTTAATTTATTTGAAAGATTAAAGCAAGGATTAACAAAAGCTAAGCAAGGTATCACAGATAGAATAGATGATGTATTAAAATCATATACAAAAGTAGATGAAGAATTATTAGAAGAATTAGAAGAAATATTAATAACAGCTGACGTTGGTGTAAATACTACGATGGATATAATCGATAGACTAAGAGAAAAAATAAAAGATAATAAAATAACAGAGCCACAAGGTGTTAAAGAAGAATTAAAGAATATAATAGAAGAAATATTAACTAATGAAAACTCTAACTTAAACGTAGAAAAATCTCCAACTATAATACTTATGGTAGGTGTAAATGGTGTAGGAAAAACAACTACAATAGGTAAACTTGCTAATAGATATAAACAAGAAGGTAAAAAAGTATTATTAGCAGCAGGAGATACATTTAGAGCTGCTGCAATAGAACAATTAGAAGTATGGGCAGGAAGAAGTAATGTTGATATAATAAAGCATCAAGAGGGAGCAGATCCTGGAGCAGTTGTATTTGATGCTATAAAGGCTGCCAAAGCTAGAAAGGTTGATCTGCTAATATGTGATACAGCAGGTAGATTACATAATAAAGCAAATCTTATGAACGAATTAGGGAAAGTATTTAAGATAGTAGATAGAGAGTTCCCAGAAGCTAATAAAGAAGTACTATTAGTAGTTGATGCAACTACAGGACAAAATGCAGTAGTGCAGGCTAAAACATTTAAAGAAGTAGCTGATATTACAGGAATAGTTTTAACTAAGCTTGATGGAACAGCAAAGGGTGGAGTTGTTCTTGCAGTTAAAAGTGAAGTAGATGTTCCAGTTAAGCTAATAGGTGTTGGAGAAAAGGTAGAAGACTTACAAGATTTTGATGCAAAAGCTTTTTCAGATGCACTATTTGGGAGTAATTAG